From a single Mesorhizobium shangrilense genomic region:
- a CDS encoding sugar ABC transporter ATP-binding protein: MSGPPMISVRNLAKRYGGVVALQDMSLSVERGTIHAVVGENGAGKSTLMKVLAGVVRPDSGAIELDGHAVTIDNPNAARQHGIGMVYQELSLFPERSVLANLFVNREPVRNGLISKREMEARSRYLLRQLGLHVDVHAPVSRLSIGERQLVELARVLLEHPRLLILDEPNSALNQRETERLFTVLKGLRANGITMLYVSHRLEEVFAISDRVTITRNGRDVLTKDRSELTIPQVIEGMIGQQREALFPPPLPSTVGATRPQMTVKGLAGGRLADVSFTARSGEIVGLAGLEGSGVADLLDMLFGMRKARGGEVHFPDGSGLPKSATEAARRNVCLVPADRRRNGLMLDKSILFNISNVVVGARDWGTPWYSPKTALGRANRQIDALRIKGLPHALANSLSGGNQQKVVIGKWLEIGPQVFLLDDPTRGVDIGAKREIYALIREMSANGGIVLFSSTELPELIGLCDRILVIYQGRLAGQLSGTEMNSQTVLHLTNTGEMPGANRNKQARQGDMA; encoded by the coding sequence ATGTCCGGTCCGCCGATGATTTCCGTGCGCAATCTTGCCAAGCGCTATGGCGGCGTTGTCGCGCTCCAGGATATGAGCCTGAGCGTCGAGCGGGGCACGATCCACGCCGTCGTGGGCGAGAACGGCGCCGGCAAATCGACGCTGATGAAGGTGCTTGCCGGCGTCGTCCGGCCCGATAGCGGCGCCATCGAGCTCGACGGCCACGCTGTGACCATCGACAACCCCAATGCCGCGCGGCAGCATGGCATCGGCATGGTCTATCAGGAACTCAGCCTGTTTCCCGAGCGGTCCGTTCTGGCCAATCTGTTCGTCAACCGCGAGCCGGTGCGAAACGGCCTGATCTCCAAACGAGAGATGGAGGCGCGCAGCCGCTATCTGCTTCGGCAACTCGGCCTGCATGTCGATGTGCACGCCCCGGTTAGCCGCCTCAGCATCGGTGAGCGGCAGCTTGTCGAACTCGCCCGCGTACTGCTCGAACATCCTCGGCTGCTGATCCTCGACGAGCCGAATTCCGCACTCAACCAGCGCGAGACCGAGAGGCTGTTCACGGTGCTGAAGGGGCTGCGGGCCAATGGCATCACCATGCTCTACGTATCGCATCGACTGGAGGAGGTTTTCGCCATCTCCGATCGCGTCACCATCACGCGCAACGGACGCGATGTGCTGACGAAGGATCGCTCGGAACTAACCATACCCCAGGTCATCGAAGGCATGATCGGCCAGCAGCGCGAGGCATTGTTCCCGCCTCCCCTGCCGTCGACGGTCGGCGCGACACGGCCGCAGATGACGGTCAAGGGACTTGCGGGCGGCAGGCTTGCCGATGTCAGCTTCACCGCGCGTTCCGGCGAGATCGTCGGGTTGGCCGGGCTTGAAGGGTCCGGCGTCGCCGATCTTCTCGACATGCTGTTCGGCATGCGCAAGGCGCGCGGCGGCGAGGTGCATTTTCCCGACGGCAGCGGCCTGCCGAAAAGCGCGACCGAAGCGGCACGGCGCAATGTCTGCCTCGTTCCGGCCGACCGCCGCCGCAACGGGCTGATGTTGGACAAATCCATCCTGTTCAACATCTCCAACGTGGTCGTCGGCGCTCGCGACTGGGGCACGCCCTGGTATTCGCCCAAAACCGCGCTTGGCCGCGCCAACCGCCAGATCGACGCGCTGCGCATCAAGGGCCTGCCGCATGCGCTGGCGAACTCGCTGTCGGGCGGCAACCAGCAGAAGGTCGTCATCGGCAAATGGCTGGAGATCGGGCCGCAGGTTTTCCTGCTCGATGATCCGACGCGCGGTGTCGATATCGGCGCCAAGAGGGAGATATACGCGCTGATCCGCGAGATGTCGGCCAATGGCGGCATCGTGCTGTTCAGCTCGACCGAACTGCCCGAACTGATCGGGCTCTGCGACCGCATTCTCGTCATTTATCAAGGCCGGCTCGCCGGCCAGCTTTCTGGAACCGAGATGAACAGCCAGACGGTTCTGCATCTGACCAATACCGGCGAAATGCCGGGTGCGAACCGTAATAAGCAAGCGCGCCAGGGGGACATGGCATGA
- a CDS encoding mandelate racemase/muconate lactonizing enzyme family protein, producing MVAQLKIERIECVPLCMPLPRTFRGSNYFMTHRCTIITRIYTSQGIVGEVYNGDEFETQAEVVRIILDEIQPLLIGKDAFNIEGCWEAMRKPSYNILRDRKLAMCAQACVDSALWDTVGKALDVPLYKLWGGYKDKLPVICIAGYYEENKTLADFGREMEQIRASGYAGCKFKVGGRTPKEDAERVRAARSAVGDDFTLLVDANQGWSLAEAVAFSRLAADLNIRWFEEPVRWYNDRLDMAAARNQTGIPIAAGQSEISRAGCRDLMMSGAIDVCNFDASWGGGPTEWRRVAALASCFTVEMGHHEEPQISAHLLASIPNGTYLETFHPDRDPMFYALVANRSKFDNGTYDVPQGAGFGLVLDQTTIGKYRV from the coding sequence ATGGTCGCACAGCTGAAGATCGAACGCATAGAATGCGTGCCGCTTTGCATGCCCCTGCCCCGCACGTTCCGGGGCAGCAATTATTTCATGACCCACCGCTGCACGATCATCACCCGCATCTACACCTCGCAGGGAATTGTCGGCGAGGTCTACAATGGCGACGAATTCGAAACCCAGGCCGAGGTGGTCAGGATCATCCTCGATGAAATCCAGCCGCTGCTGATCGGCAAGGACGCCTTCAACATCGAAGGCTGCTGGGAAGCGATGCGCAAGCCGAGCTACAACATACTGCGCGACCGCAAGCTTGCCATGTGCGCGCAGGCCTGTGTCGACAGCGCGCTGTGGGACACGGTCGGCAAGGCGCTGGACGTGCCTCTGTACAAGCTCTGGGGCGGCTACAAGGACAAGCTCCCGGTCATTTGCATCGCCGGATATTATGAGGAAAACAAGACTTTAGCCGATTTCGGCCGCGAGATGGAGCAGATCCGCGCCAGTGGCTATGCTGGCTGCAAGTTCAAGGTTGGCGGCCGCACGCCGAAGGAGGATGCTGAACGCGTGCGGGCTGCACGTAGTGCGGTGGGCGACGACTTCACACTGCTGGTCGATGCCAACCAGGGCTGGAGCCTGGCGGAAGCCGTCGCGTTTTCGCGCCTTGCCGCAGACCTCAACATCCGCTGGTTCGAGGAGCCGGTGCGCTGGTACAATGACCGGCTCGACATGGCGGCGGCCCGCAACCAGACGGGCATTCCGATCGCCGCCGGGCAGAGCGAGATCAGCCGCGCCGGCTGCCGCGACCTGATGATGTCCGGCGCCATCGACGTCTGCAATTTCGACGCCAGCTGGGGCGGCGGGCCAACAGAGTGGCGCCGCGTCGCAGCACTTGCCTCCTGCTTCACGGTCGAGATGGGCCACCACGAGGAGCCGCAGATATCCGCCCACCTGCTGGCCTCGATTCCGAATGGCACATATTTGGAAACGTTTCACCCGGACCGCGATCCGATGTTCTACGCGCTCGTCGCCAACCGGTCGAAATTCGACAATGGCACCTACGACGTGCCGCAAGGCGCCGGCTTCGGACTTGTGCTCGATCAGACCACGATCGGGAAGTACCGTGTCTAG
- a CDS encoding ATP-binding cassette domain-containing protein: protein MHKIAAAGRIVLLVTHRLGDLVQHCKRVAVVRDGRVRTMLEGESLTEDGLARQLVTDSGTVHGDGDKRNPAAPSSSGLLFSVCDWTHRKAFRGIELDGKAGEIIALVGVEGSGSRELLRSLAGLERCNGTVEISGLSGDVALRQCTAYVPATRQLSLYSNFSVGENLLVRLGYPEIAGFGLMLRKRKMREMAAAAVSRFLVKTRTTTQEIRSLSGGNQQKVAIAQALHCAPKLLLLEEPTRGVDIHSKAEIYRLLRDYADQGNTVVIFCTEVLEVYEAADRVHVVADGAMAPSLRIADYAQVEQLATDITRLEQESRKGEAA, encoded by the coding sequence ATGCACAAGATCGCGGCTGCCGGGCGCATCGTTCTTCTTGTCACGCATCGGCTGGGCGATCTCGTCCAGCATTGCAAGCGCGTCGCCGTCGTGCGGGACGGTCGCGTTCGCACCATGCTTGAGGGTGAGTCACTGACCGAGGACGGCCTGGCTCGTCAATTGGTGACCGACAGCGGCACGGTTCACGGCGACGGGGACAAGCGCAACCCTGCCGCGCCGTCGTCGTCGGGGCTGTTGTTCTCGGTATGCGATTGGACACATCGAAAGGCCTTTCGCGGCATCGAACTGGACGGCAAGGCCGGCGAGATCATCGCCCTGGTTGGCGTCGAAGGCTCGGGTTCCCGCGAATTGCTGCGCTCACTGGCTGGCCTCGAGCGCTGCAACGGAACGGTCGAGATCTCCGGCCTGTCAGGCGATGTCGCCTTGCGCCAATGCACCGCCTATGTGCCGGCGACACGGCAGCTCAGCCTCTACAGCAATTTCTCCGTCGGCGAGAACCTGCTGGTCCGGCTCGGCTATCCCGAAATCGCCGGCTTCGGACTGATGCTGAGAAAGCGCAAGATGCGCGAGATGGCCGCCGCCGCCGTCAGCCGTTTTCTGGTCAAGACACGTACCACGACCCAGGAAATCCGCTCGCTGTCAGGCGGCAACCAGCAGAAGGTGGCGATCGCCCAAGCGCTGCATTGCGCGCCAAAACTGCTGCTGCTCGAAGAGCCGACGCGCGGCGTCGACATCCACAGCAAGGCCGAGATCTATCGCCTGCTGCGCGACTATGCCGACCAGGGCAACACGGTGGTGATTTTCTGCACCGAAGTGCTGGAGGTCTACGAAGCCGCCGATCGGGTCCATGTCGTGGCGGACGGTGCCATGGCGCCTTCGCTGCGGATCGCCGACTATGCACAGGTCGAGCAACTGGCGACCGACATCACGCGCCTTGAGCAGGAAAGCCGCAAGGGCGAGGCCGCGTAA
- a CDS encoding ABC transporter permease, translating into MSKTDLIPPLAGSAVHPARRGFRIPEEIGVIIALVGMMAIIGFARPRFLNPINLFSLLGNTTFLGMLAIGMVFLLAIREIDLSVGWMFNFSAVFAALLMVAGIDPWLAAFAGVLFGAGLGLINGLIAVTLRLPAIIVTLGTYSMFQGLSLVVNKGRAIVPADQSSSFFSVISDKLFGIVPVAALVFIALALAMHVVLHRTRFGYRVQAVGSNPEAAAHAGIPTAWVRLQTLVLMGAICGLSGVMYVGFRGAIDPNEGSDFVLVVIAAVIIGGTPLSGGHGTIIGAVIGMMIIQVISSGLIFFGIDATWSTFVTGAVTVLAVSLDRLIKFQRTRRIERSKENFHA; encoded by the coding sequence ATGAGCAAGACCGATCTCATTCCGCCGCTCGCCGGATCGGCGGTCCACCCTGCCCGGCGCGGCTTTCGCATTCCCGAGGAAATCGGTGTCATCATCGCGCTGGTCGGGATGATGGCGATCATCGGCTTTGCCCGGCCGCGCTTCCTCAATCCGATCAACCTGTTTTCGCTGCTGGGCAACACAACGTTCCTCGGCATGCTGGCCATCGGCATGGTGTTCCTGCTCGCCATCCGCGAGATTGATCTTTCAGTCGGCTGGATGTTCAACTTCTCCGCGGTTTTCGCGGCACTGCTGATGGTCGCGGGCATCGACCCCTGGCTTGCCGCCTTTGCCGGTGTGCTGTTCGGCGCCGGCCTCGGCCTGATCAACGGGCTGATCGCGGTGACGCTGCGCCTGCCCGCCATCATCGTGACGCTGGGCACCTATTCGATGTTCCAAGGCCTGTCGCTGGTCGTCAACAAGGGGCGCGCCATCGTGCCGGCGGACCAGAGCAGCAGCTTCTTCTCGGTGATTTCCGACAAGCTGTTCGGCATCGTGCCGGTGGCAGCTCTGGTCTTCATTGCGCTGGCGTTGGCGATGCACGTCGTGCTTCATCGCACCCGCTTCGGCTACCGCGTCCAGGCGGTGGGCAGCAATCCGGAGGCCGCGGCCCATGCCGGCATTCCGACAGCCTGGGTGCGGCTGCAGACACTGGTGCTGATGGGCGCCATATGCGGGCTTTCAGGGGTGATGTATGTCGGTTTCCGCGGCGCCATCGATCCCAACGAGGGCAGTGATTTCGTGCTGGTGGTGATTGCCGCCGTCATCATCGGCGGCACGCCGCTCTCGGGCGGTCACGGCACGATCATCGGGGCGGTGATCGGCATGATGATCATCCAGGTGATCTCGAGCGGGCTGATCTTCTTCGGCATCGATGCGACATGGAGCACATTCGTCACTGGTGCTGTAACCGTGCTGGCCGTGTCGCTCGACCGGCTGATCAAGTTCCAGCGCACAAGGCGCATCGAACGCAGCAAGGAAAATTTCCACGCCTGA
- a CDS encoding LacI family DNA-binding transcriptional regulator gives MDKPATIRDVARVSGVSVGTVSRSLNAPETVRPGTLGKVRAAIQQLGFQPDSRAQNMRRRNTMTVGFVIDDIANPWHASCFKAVDAEMRQRGYSLYLMSTNGRATEEAAAIDMLQHGRADGMIMTINNEQDARTIKRLKELRVPSVLLDRDIPLDIDAVLTEHATGLRQATSYLIELGHRRIAIITAGSDIRPGRERVRGFVEAFQRSGLPVPEDLIRSQSLSVDFGFREATALLQMPERPTAIIAAGNRILVGVLRAIQQQGVSVPQDISLIGCDRSDVALLYPGPITLIDRPVEEIGRTAAQLLLERLGGHSDRPAQRISFPTQLIMGGSCLPVPKR, from the coding sequence ATGGACAAGCCGGCGACAATACGGGATGTGGCGCGCGTTTCCGGCGTCTCTGTCGGAACCGTTTCACGGAGTTTGAACGCGCCTGAGACCGTCAGGCCGGGAACGCTTGGCAAGGTGCGCGCCGCGATCCAGCAGCTCGGTTTCCAGCCCGACTCGCGCGCACAGAATATGCGTCGTCGCAATACCATGACTGTCGGCTTCGTCATCGACGATATCGCCAACCCCTGGCATGCCAGTTGCTTCAAGGCGGTGGACGCGGAAATGCGTCAACGCGGCTATTCGCTCTATCTGATGAGCACCAACGGCCGCGCCACCGAAGAGGCGGCCGCTATCGACATGCTGCAGCATGGTCGTGCCGACGGCATGATCATGACCATCAACAACGAACAGGATGCCCGCACCATCAAGCGCCTGAAGGAATTGCGCGTTCCCTCGGTGCTGCTCGACCGCGATATCCCGCTCGATATCGACGCCGTGCTGACCGAGCATGCCACCGGATTGCGGCAGGCGACGAGCTACCTGATCGAACTCGGACATCGCCGCATCGCCATCATCACCGCCGGCAGCGACATCCGGCCCGGGCGTGAGCGGGTGCGCGGCTTCGTCGAGGCGTTCCAGCGCAGTGGCCTGCCGGTGCCGGAAGATCTGATCCGTTCGCAAAGCCTGTCGGTGGATTTCGGTTTCCGCGAGGCGACAGCCTTGCTCCAGATGCCGGAACGCCCGACCGCCATCATCGCCGCGGGCAATCGTATCCTCGTCGGCGTGTTGCGCGCCATCCAGCAGCAGGGCGTATCCGTGCCCCAGGACATTTCGCTGATCGGTTGCGACCGCTCGGACGTCGCATTGCTTTATCCGGGGCCGATCACGCTGATCGACCGGCCCGTGGAGGAAATCGGCCGCACCGCCGCGCAGCTGCTGCTCGAACGCCTCGGCGGCCACAGCGATCGTCCGGCGCAACGCATCTCATTCCCGACGCAACTGATCATGGGCGGATCCTGCCTGCCTGTTCCGAAGCGATAG